A single Theropithecus gelada isolate Dixy chromosome 7b, Tgel_1.0, whole genome shotgun sequence DNA region contains:
- the IDH2 gene encoding isocitrate dehydrogenase [NADP], mitochondrial isoform X3 — protein MDGDEMTRIIWQFIKEKLILPHVDIQLKYFDLGLPNRDQTDDQVTIDSALATQKYSVAVKCATITPDEARVEEFKLKKMWKSPNGTIRNILGGTVFREPIICKNIPRLVPGWTKPITIGRHAHGDQYKATDFVADRAGTFKMVFTPKDGSGVKEWEVYNFPAGGVGMGMYNTDESISGFAHSCFQYAIQKKWPLYMSTKNTILKAYDGRFKDIFQEIFDKHYKTDFEKNKIWYEHRLIDDMVAQVLKSSGGFVWACKNYDGDVQSDILAQGFGSLGLMTSVLVCPDGKTIEAEAAHGTVTRHYREHQKGRPTSTNPIASIFAWTRGLEHRGKLDGNQDLIRFAQTLEKVCVETVESGAMTKDLAGCIHGLSNVKLNEHFLNTTDFLDTIKSNLDRALGRQ, from the exons atggatggtgatgaGATGACCCGTATTATCTGGCAGTTCATCAAGGAGAAG CTCATCCTGCCCCACGTGGACATCCAGCTAAAGTATTTTGACCTCGGGCTCCCAAACCGTGACCAGACCGATGACCAGGTCACCATTGACTCTGCATTGGCCACCCAGAAGTACAGTGTGGCTGTCAAGTGTGCCACCATCACCCCTGATGAGGCCCGTGTGGAAG AGTTCAAGCTGAAGAAGATGTGGAAAAGTCCCAATGGAACTATCCGGAACATCCTGGGGGGGACTGTCTTCCGGGAGCCCATCATCTGCAAAAACATCCCACGCCTCGTCCCTGGCTGGACCAAGCCCATCACCATTGGCAGGCACGCCCATGGCGACCAG TACAAGGCCACAGACTTTGTGGCAGACCGGGCTGGCACGTTCAAAATGGTCTTCACCCCGAAAGATGGCAGCGGTGTCAAGGAGTGGGAAGTGTACAACTTCCCCGCAGGCGGTGTGGGCATGGGCATGTACAACACCGATGAG TCCATCTCGGGTTTCGCGCACAGCTGCTTCCAGTATGCCATCCAGAAGAAATGGCCGCTGTACATGAGCACCAAGAACACCATACTGAAAGCCTACGATGGGCGTTTCAAGGACATCTTCCAGGAGATCTTTGACAA GCACTATAAGACCGACTTCGAGAAGAATAAGATCTGGTATGAGCACCGGCTCATTGatgacatggtggctcaggtcCTCAAGTCTTCGGGCGGCTTTGTGTGGGCCTGCAAGAACTATGACGGAGATGTGCAGTCAGACATCCTGGCCCAGG GCTTTGGCTCTCTTGGCCTGATGACATCTGTCCTGGTCTGCCCTGATGGGAAGACGATTGAGGCTGAGGCTGCTCATGGGACCGTCACCCGCCACTATCGGGAGCACCAGAAG GGCCGGCCCACCAGCACCAACCCCATCGCCAGCATCTTTGCCTGGACACGTGGCCTGGAGCACCGAGGGAAACTGGATGGGAACCAGGACCTCATCAG GTTTGCCCAGACGCTGGAGAAGGTGTGCGTGGAGACGGTGGAGAGCGGAGCCATGACCAAGGACCTGGCGGGCTGCATTCATGGCCTCAGCAA TGTGAAGCTGAACGAGCACTTCCTGAACACCACGGACTTCCTCGACACCATCAAGAGCAACCTGGACAGAGCCCTGGGCAGGCAGTAG
- the ZNF710 gene encoding zinc finger protein 710, producing the protein MEGFMDSGTQTDAVVVLSLAQAAVLGLVSENELFGATISAEAFYPDLGPELSGAAMGEPGPPGPEVYQLACNGRALEEPAEEEVLEVEAAFEKHTRRKTRPPVRLVPKVKFEKVEEEEQEVYEVSVPGDDKEAGPAEAPTEAASGGCETLVQSSAVKMIDLSAFSRKPRTLRHLPRTPRPELDVAPYDPHFPAPAPARDGFPEPSMALPGPEALPTECGFEPPHLAPLSDPEAPSMESPEPVKPEQGFVWQEAGEFEADVAGSTVERHKKAQLDRLDINVQIDDSYLVEAGDRQKRWQCRMCEKSYTSKYNLVTHILGHNGIKPHSCPHCSKLFKQPSHLQTHLLTHQGTRPHKCQVCHKAFTQTSHLKRHMLLHSEVKPYSCHFCGRGFAYPSELKAHEVKHESGRCHVCVECGLDFSTLTQLKRHLASHQGPTLYQCLECDKSFHYRSQLQNHMLKHQNVRPFVCTECGMEFSQIHHLKQHSLTHKGVKEFKCEVCGREFTLQANMKRHMLIHTSVRPYQCHICFKTFVQKQTLKTHMIVHSPVKPFKCKVCGKSFNRMYNLLGHMHLHAGSKPFKCPYCSSKFNLKGNLSRHMKVKHGVMDIGLDSQDPMMELTGTDPSELDGQQEMEDFEENAYSYASVDSSAEASVLTEQAMKEMAYYNVL; encoded by the exons ATGGAGGGCTTCATGGACTCAGGGACACAGACGGACGCTGTGGTGGTGCTGTCCTTGGCTCAGGCTGCCGTGCTTGGCCTGGTCTCCGAAAATGAGCTCTTTGGAGCTACCATAAGCGCTGAGGCCTTCTACCCGGACCTGGGGCCCGAGCTTTCTGGAGCAGCCATGGGAGAGCCCGGGCCACCAGGCCCCGAGGTCTACCAGCTGGCCTGCAACGGGAGGGCCTTGGAGGAGCCGGCAGAGGAGGAGGtgctggaggtggaggcagcCTTCGAGAAGCACACCCGGCGGAAGACGCGGCCACCTGTGCGGCTGGTGCCCAAGGTCAAGTTtgagaaggtggaggaggaggagcaagagGTCTATGAGGTTTCTGTGCCGGGTGACGACAAGGAAGCAGGGCCAGCAGAAGCCCCCACCGAGGCAGCCAGTGGCGGCTGCGAGACCCTGGTGCAAAGCAGCGCCGTCAAGATGATTGACCTCAGCGCCTTCAGCCGCAAGCCCCGGACGCTCCGGCATCTGCCCCGAACCCCGAGACCGGAGCTGGACGTGGCCCCGTATGACCCTCACttcccggccccggccccggcccggGATGGCTTCCCCGAGCCCAGCATGGCGCTGCCTGGGCCAGAGGCCTTGCCCACAGAGTGTGGGTtcgagccaccccacctggccccgCTGAGTGACCCCGAGGCCCCCAGCATGGAGTCCCCGGAGCCTGTCAAGCCGGAACAGGGCTTCGTGTGGCAGGAGGCCGGCGAGTTCGAGGCTGACGTGGCGGGTTCGACCGTGGAACGCCACAAGAAGGCCCAGCTGGATCGGCTGGACATCAACGTGCAGATCGACGACTCCTACCTGGTGGAGGCGGGCGACCGCCAGAAGCGCTGGCAGTGCCGCATGTGCGAGAAGTCCTACACGTCCAAGTACAACCTGGTGACGCACATCCTGGGCCACAACGGCATCAAGCCACACTCGTGCCCACACTGCAGCAAGCTCTTCAAGCAGCCCAGCCACCTGCAGACGCACCTGCTGACGCACCAGGGCACCCGGCCCCACAAGTGCCAGGTATGCCACAAGGCCTTCACGCAGACCAGCCACCTCAAGCGCCACATGCTGCTGCACTCGGAGGTCAAGCCCTACAGCTGCCACTTCTGTGGCCGCGGTTTCGCCTACCCCAGCGAGCTCAAGGCCCACGAAGTGAAGCACGAGAGTGGCCGCTGCCACGTCTGCGTCGAGTGCGGCCTGGACTTCTCCACCCTGACCCAGCTCAAGCGCCACCTGGCCTCTCATCAGGGCCCCACCCTCTACCAGTGCCTCGAGTGTGACAAGTCCTTCCACTACCGCAGCCAGTTGCAGAACCACATGCTCAAGCACCAGAACGTGCGGCCTTTCGTGTGCACTGAATGCGGCATGGAGTTCAGCCAGATCCACCACCTCAAGCAGCACTCCCTCACCCACAAG ggCGTGAAGGAGTTCAAGTGCGAGGTGTGTGGCCGGGAGTTCACCCTACAGGCAAACATGAAGCGGCACATGCTGATCCACACCAGCGTCCGGCCCTACCAGTGCCACATCTGCTTCAAGACCTTTGTGCAGAAGCAGACCCTCAAGACCCACATGATTGTACACTCGCCCGTGAAGCCATTCAAATGCAAG GTGTGCGGGAAGTCCTTCAACCGCATGTACAACCTGCTGGGTCACATGCACCTGCACGCGGGCAGCAAGCCCTTCAAGTGCCCCTACTGCTCCAGCAAGTTTAATCTCAAGGGCAACCTGAGCCGGCACATGAAGGTCAAGCATGGCGTCATGGACATCGGCCTGGACAGCCAAG ACCCCATGATGGAGCTGACAGGCACTGACCCTTCTGAGCTCGACGGCCAGCAGGAGATGGAAGACTTTGAGGAGAACGCCTACAGCTATGCGAGCGTGGACAGCAGCGCCGAGGCCAGTGTCCTCACTGAACAGGCCATGAAAGAGATGGCCTACTACAATGTGCTATAG
- the IDH2 gene encoding isocitrate dehydrogenase [NADP], mitochondrial isoform X1, whose translation MAGYLRVVRSLCRASGSRPAWAPAALTAPTSQEQTRRHYADKRIKVAKPVVEMDGDEMTRIIWQFIKEKLILPHVDIQLKYFDLGLPNRDQTDDQVTIDSALATQKYSVAVKCATITPDEARVEVGGSGREALKIHLQTPQACPCPAEFKLKKMWKSPNGTIRNILGGTVFREPIICKNIPRLVPGWTKPITIGRHAHGDQYKATDFVADRAGTFKMVFTPKDGSGVKEWEVYNFPAGGVGMGMYNTDESISGFAHSCFQYAIQKKWPLYMSTKNTILKAYDGRFKDIFQEIFDKHYKTDFEKNKIWYEHRLIDDMVAQVLKSSGGFVWACKNYDGDVQSDILAQGFGSLGLMTSVLVCPDGKTIEAEAAHGTVTRHYREHQKGRPTSTNPIASIFAWTRGLEHRGKLDGNQDLIRFAQTLEKVCVETVESGAMTKDLAGCIHGLSNVKLNEHFLNTTDFLDTIKSNLDRALGRQ comes from the exons ATGCTGACAAAAGGATCAAGGTGGCAAAGCCTGTGgtggagatggatggtgatgaGATGACCCGTATTATCTGGCAGTTCATCAAGGAGAAG CTCATCCTGCCCCACGTGGACATCCAGCTAAAGTATTTTGACCTCGGGCTCCCAAACCGTGACCAGACCGATGACCAGGTCACCATTGACTCTGCATTGGCCACCCAGAAGTACAGTGTGGCTGTCAAGTGTGCCACCATCACCCCTGATGAGGCCCGTGTGGAAG TCGGAGGGAGCGGGCGGGAAGCACTCAAGATACATCTGCAAACTCCCCAGGCCTGCCCCTGTCCTGCAG AGTTCAAGCTGAAGAAGATGTGGAAAAGTCCCAATGGAACTATCCGGAACATCCTGGGGGGGACTGTCTTCCGGGAGCCCATCATCTGCAAAAACATCCCACGCCTCGTCCCTGGCTGGACCAAGCCCATCACCATTGGCAGGCACGCCCATGGCGACCAG TACAAGGCCACAGACTTTGTGGCAGACCGGGCTGGCACGTTCAAAATGGTCTTCACCCCGAAAGATGGCAGCGGTGTCAAGGAGTGGGAAGTGTACAACTTCCCCGCAGGCGGTGTGGGCATGGGCATGTACAACACCGATGAG TCCATCTCGGGTTTCGCGCACAGCTGCTTCCAGTATGCCATCCAGAAGAAATGGCCGCTGTACATGAGCACCAAGAACACCATACTGAAAGCCTACGATGGGCGTTTCAAGGACATCTTCCAGGAGATCTTTGACAA GCACTATAAGACCGACTTCGAGAAGAATAAGATCTGGTATGAGCACCGGCTCATTGatgacatggtggctcaggtcCTCAAGTCTTCGGGCGGCTTTGTGTGGGCCTGCAAGAACTATGACGGAGATGTGCAGTCAGACATCCTGGCCCAGG GCTTTGGCTCTCTTGGCCTGATGACATCTGTCCTGGTCTGCCCTGATGGGAAGACGATTGAGGCTGAGGCTGCTCATGGGACCGTCACCCGCCACTATCGGGAGCACCAGAAG GGCCGGCCCACCAGCACCAACCCCATCGCCAGCATCTTTGCCTGGACACGTGGCCTGGAGCACCGAGGGAAACTGGATGGGAACCAGGACCTCATCAG GTTTGCCCAGACGCTGGAGAAGGTGTGCGTGGAGACGGTGGAGAGCGGAGCCATGACCAAGGACCTGGCGGGCTGCATTCATGGCCTCAGCAA TGTGAAGCTGAACGAGCACTTCCTGAACACCACGGACTTCCTCGACACCATCAAGAGCAACCTGGACAGAGCCCTGGGCAGGCAGTAG
- the IDH2 gene encoding isocitrate dehydrogenase [NADP], mitochondrial isoform X2, with protein MAGYLRVVRSLCRASGSRPAWAPAALTAPTSQEQTRRHYADKRIKVAKPVVEMDGDEMTRIIWQFIKEKLILPHVDIQLKYFDLGLPNRDQTDDQVTIDSALATQKYSVAVKCATITPDEARVEEFKLKKMWKSPNGTIRNILGGTVFREPIICKNIPRLVPGWTKPITIGRHAHGDQYKATDFVADRAGTFKMVFTPKDGSGVKEWEVYNFPAGGVGMGMYNTDESISGFAHSCFQYAIQKKWPLYMSTKNTILKAYDGRFKDIFQEIFDKHYKTDFEKNKIWYEHRLIDDMVAQVLKSSGGFVWACKNYDGDVQSDILAQGFGSLGLMTSVLVCPDGKTIEAEAAHGTVTRHYREHQKGRPTSTNPIASIFAWTRGLEHRGKLDGNQDLIRFAQTLEKVCVETVESGAMTKDLAGCIHGLSNVKLNEHFLNTTDFLDTIKSNLDRALGRQ; from the exons ATGCTGACAAAAGGATCAAGGTGGCAAAGCCTGTGgtggagatggatggtgatgaGATGACCCGTATTATCTGGCAGTTCATCAAGGAGAAG CTCATCCTGCCCCACGTGGACATCCAGCTAAAGTATTTTGACCTCGGGCTCCCAAACCGTGACCAGACCGATGACCAGGTCACCATTGACTCTGCATTGGCCACCCAGAAGTACAGTGTGGCTGTCAAGTGTGCCACCATCACCCCTGATGAGGCCCGTGTGGAAG AGTTCAAGCTGAAGAAGATGTGGAAAAGTCCCAATGGAACTATCCGGAACATCCTGGGGGGGACTGTCTTCCGGGAGCCCATCATCTGCAAAAACATCCCACGCCTCGTCCCTGGCTGGACCAAGCCCATCACCATTGGCAGGCACGCCCATGGCGACCAG TACAAGGCCACAGACTTTGTGGCAGACCGGGCTGGCACGTTCAAAATGGTCTTCACCCCGAAAGATGGCAGCGGTGTCAAGGAGTGGGAAGTGTACAACTTCCCCGCAGGCGGTGTGGGCATGGGCATGTACAACACCGATGAG TCCATCTCGGGTTTCGCGCACAGCTGCTTCCAGTATGCCATCCAGAAGAAATGGCCGCTGTACATGAGCACCAAGAACACCATACTGAAAGCCTACGATGGGCGTTTCAAGGACATCTTCCAGGAGATCTTTGACAA GCACTATAAGACCGACTTCGAGAAGAATAAGATCTGGTATGAGCACCGGCTCATTGatgacatggtggctcaggtcCTCAAGTCTTCGGGCGGCTTTGTGTGGGCCTGCAAGAACTATGACGGAGATGTGCAGTCAGACATCCTGGCCCAGG GCTTTGGCTCTCTTGGCCTGATGACATCTGTCCTGGTCTGCCCTGATGGGAAGACGATTGAGGCTGAGGCTGCTCATGGGACCGTCACCCGCCACTATCGGGAGCACCAGAAG GGCCGGCCCACCAGCACCAACCCCATCGCCAGCATCTTTGCCTGGACACGTGGCCTGGAGCACCGAGGGAAACTGGATGGGAACCAGGACCTCATCAG GTTTGCCCAGACGCTGGAGAAGGTGTGCGTGGAGACGGTGGAGAGCGGAGCCATGACCAAGGACCTGGCGGGCTGCATTCATGGCCTCAGCAA TGTGAAGCTGAACGAGCACTTCCTGAACACCACGGACTTCCTCGACACCATCAAGAGCAACCTGGACAGAGCCCTGGGCAGGCAGTAG
- the IDH2 gene encoding isocitrate dehydrogenase [NADP], mitochondrial isoform X4 — MWKSPNGTIRNILGGTVFREPIICKNIPRLVPGWTKPITIGRHAHGDQYKATDFVADRAGTFKMVFTPKDGSGVKEWEVYNFPAGGVGMGMYNTDESISGFAHSCFQYAIQKKWPLYMSTKNTILKAYDGRFKDIFQEIFDKHYKTDFEKNKIWYEHRLIDDMVAQVLKSSGGFVWACKNYDGDVQSDILAQGFGSLGLMTSVLVCPDGKTIEAEAAHGTVTRHYREHQKGRPTSTNPIASIFAWTRGLEHRGKLDGNQDLIRFAQTLEKVCVETVESGAMTKDLAGCIHGLSNVKLNEHFLNTTDFLDTIKSNLDRALGRQ; from the exons ATGTGGAAAAGTCCCAATGGAACTATCCGGAACATCCTGGGGGGGACTGTCTTCCGGGAGCCCATCATCTGCAAAAACATCCCACGCCTCGTCCCTGGCTGGACCAAGCCCATCACCATTGGCAGGCACGCCCATGGCGACCAG TACAAGGCCACAGACTTTGTGGCAGACCGGGCTGGCACGTTCAAAATGGTCTTCACCCCGAAAGATGGCAGCGGTGTCAAGGAGTGGGAAGTGTACAACTTCCCCGCAGGCGGTGTGGGCATGGGCATGTACAACACCGATGAG TCCATCTCGGGTTTCGCGCACAGCTGCTTCCAGTATGCCATCCAGAAGAAATGGCCGCTGTACATGAGCACCAAGAACACCATACTGAAAGCCTACGATGGGCGTTTCAAGGACATCTTCCAGGAGATCTTTGACAA GCACTATAAGACCGACTTCGAGAAGAATAAGATCTGGTATGAGCACCGGCTCATTGatgacatggtggctcaggtcCTCAAGTCTTCGGGCGGCTTTGTGTGGGCCTGCAAGAACTATGACGGAGATGTGCAGTCAGACATCCTGGCCCAGG GCTTTGGCTCTCTTGGCCTGATGACATCTGTCCTGGTCTGCCCTGATGGGAAGACGATTGAGGCTGAGGCTGCTCATGGGACCGTCACCCGCCACTATCGGGAGCACCAGAAG GGCCGGCCCACCAGCACCAACCCCATCGCCAGCATCTTTGCCTGGACACGTGGCCTGGAGCACCGAGGGAAACTGGATGGGAACCAGGACCTCATCAG GTTTGCCCAGACGCTGGAGAAGGTGTGCGTGGAGACGGTGGAGAGCGGAGCCATGACCAAGGACCTGGCGGGCTGCATTCATGGCCTCAGCAA TGTGAAGCTGAACGAGCACTTCCTGAACACCACGGACTTCCTCGACACCATCAAGAGCAACCTGGACAGAGCCCTGGGCAGGCAGTAG